A section of the Nitrospiraceae bacterium genome encodes:
- a CDS encoding response regulator, producing the protein MKPKILIIDDDLDSWTLLSTALKAHNYYPVWAADGMHAISAARQQQPEAILLDLGLPGGDGFYVLERLKSNTTLSAIPVIVVTVRDRKEAEERAQGLGAAGYIQKPVNVEELITSLQQALA; encoded by the coding sequence GTGAAGCCCAAAATTCTGATCATCGATGATGATCTCGATAGTTGGACCCTGCTGAGCACGGCCCTCAAGGCCCATAACTATTATCCCGTCTGGGCTGCCGATGGAATGCACGCCATCAGTGCGGCCCGCCAACAGCAACCGGAGGCCATCCTCCTCGACCTGGGGTTGCCCGGTGGGGATGGGTTTTACGTCCTGGAACGATTGAAAAGCAACACAACGCTGAGCGCCATTCCTGTGATCGTGGTCACGGTTCGTGATCGGAAGGAAGCCGAGGAGAGAGCGCAGGGGCTGGGCGCGGCCGGCTATATACAAAAACCCGTCAACGTTGAGGAGTTGATCACGAGCCTTCAGCAGGCACTGGCCTAA